The nucleotide sequence CACCGAAGAGGTGATGGAGTCCTTCGCATGGATGGATAGTGACAACCAGTGGCCGAAAGCTGTTATCTATAATACTGTGAAAGGAAAGGGTGTCTCCTTCACTGAAGGAAAAAATACTTGGCATGGAGCTGTCATCGATGATGACTCATACGCTAAGGGTATGATTGAATTGAATGCTGACATTGAGAAGAAGGAGGCCTCCCTATGAGCGATGCCATGAGAGATGCTTTCGGCAAGAAGCTTGCCGAATTGGGTGCTACCCATCCTGAGTTGGTGGTGTTTGATGCTGATGTATCTTCCTCCACCAAGAGTGCATATTTTGGGAAGGCTTTTCCCGACCGCTTCTACAATGTAGGAGTGGCTGAGGCGAATATGGTCGATATTGCTGCAGGTATGGCAACTGCTGGATACCATCCTGTGGTTAATGCTTTTGCCATCTTCCTTGCCCTGAAAGCTACCGACCAGATTCGTAATACCCTCTGCTATAACAAGCTTCCTGTCATTATCGCAGGAGCCTATGGTGGTCTTTCCGACTCCTTTGATGGAGCAAGTCACCAAGCAATAACTGACATTGCCATCATGAGAGCACTGCCGAATATGCAGGTTATCGTTCCTGGTGATGCCAAACAAGCTGAGCAGGCATTGGAATATGCACTGAAGCAGAAGGGTCCTGTGTATATCAGGCTTAACCGTAATGCAATGCCTGATCTTCCTGCCTCTGATACAATCGGGACAGTCTGTACTGCAAGTGGAAGTGATGTAACTATCGCAGCGAACGGTATTACTGCAAGCTTCGCCAATGAGGCAGCCGCTCTGCTCCAGAAAGAGGGAATCAAGGCTGAGGTGTTGAGTGTACCTGTAGTCAAGCCTCTTG is from uncultured Sphaerochaeta sp. and encodes:
- a CDS encoding transketolase C-terminal domain-containing protein — protein: MSDAMRDAFGKKLAELGATHPELVVFDADVSSSTKSAYFGKAFPDRFYNVGVAEANMVDIAAGMATAGYHPVVNAFAIFLALKATDQIRNTLCYNKLPVIIAGAYGGLSDSFDGASHQAITDIAIMRALPNMQVIVPGDAKQAEQALEYALKQKGPVYIRLNRNAMPDLPASDTIGTVCTASGSDVTIAANGITASFANEAAALLQKEGIKAEVLSVPVVKPLDVQSLKDSVAKTGKLLCVEEHVLAGGFSSAVSEAFMKEGISCRFDAIGIEDVFTETGPYEPLLAKYGISAENIAERAKKLCK